A genomic segment from Daphnia carinata strain CSIRO-1 chromosome 1, CSIRO_AGI_Dcar_HiC_V3, whole genome shotgun sequence encodes:
- the LOC130692075 gene encoding NAD-dependent protein deacetylase sirtuin-2-like isoform X2, with amino-acid sequence MSKDLSLTTKDKTTKGKGCSNDNHQRLSAGVEDKEMDNLRKWFSDKLALGLGNKDLMEKPKVLHTLDLDGIVDYIKSGNVKNIITMAGAGISTSAGIPDFRSPSSGLYSKLCGFDLPYPEAIFEIEYFRKHPEPFFAMAKELYPKTFEPTPCHYFLRLLNKKGLLLRHYTQNVDALERVAGIPAEKLVEAHGTLHTSRCINPECREEYDRKWMTEKILADVVPRCEKCKAVVKPDAVFFGEPLPERFRLVEEDFPNCDLLIILGTSLVVQPFASLVDRVPPRCPRLLINHEEAGNEDPVMVVLGFSCGLQFHGADNFRDVAWLGDCDEGCYLFAEKLGWKDDLKSLIENGCQSEAIPTVESGATGST; translated from the exons atgTCGAAAg atttaAGTCTCACAACCAAAGATAAGACAACTAAAGGAAAAGGATGCAGTAATGATAACCATCAAAGATTGTCTGCTGGAGTCGAAGATAAAGAAATGGATAACTTAAGAAAATGGTTTTCAGACAAACTTGCGCTGGGACTTGGAAACAAAGATTTAATGGAAAAACCAAAA gttttgcACACATTGGATTTGGATGGAATAGTGGACTACATTAAAAGTGGAAATGTGAAAAACATCATTACAATGGCAGGAGCAGGCATTTCTACAT cTGCTGGCATTCCTGACTTTCGAAGTCCTTCAAGTGGCCTTTATAGCAAACTCTGTGGATTTGACTTACCTTATCCAGAGGCAATATTTGAAATTGAGTATTTTCGAAAACATCCTGAGCCTTTTTTTGCCATGGCTAAAGAACTTTATCCAAAGACATTTGAACCTACTCCATGCCATTATTTTCTTAGgttattgaataaaaaag GACTCTTACTGAGACATTACACTCAAAACGT TGATGCCCTGGAGCGAGTAGCTGGAATTCCAGCGGAAAAATTAGTTGAAGCTCACGGAACACTCCATACCTCACGTTGCATCAATCCAGAATGCCGTGAAGAATACGACCGCAAGTGGATGACAG aaaaaattctTGCGGATGTAGTACCACGGTGTGAAAAGTGTAAAGCTGTAGTTAAGCCAGACGCAGTTTTTTTCGGCGAACCGCTTCCAGAACGCTTTCGTTTGGTTGAAGAAGATTTTCCAAATTGTGATCTGCTAATTATTTTAGGAACTTCACTAGTTGTTCAGCCTTTTGCATCTCTTGTTGATCG AGTTCCGCCTAGATGTCCGCGCCTTCTGATCAATCACGAGGAGGCAGGAAACGAAGACCCAGTTATGGTTGTTCTTGGTTTTAGCTGCGGCTTGCAATTTCATG GGGCAGACAATTTCCGTGACGTTGCTTGGCTTGGTGATTGCGACGAAGGATGTTATCTTTTTGCTGAGAAACTTGGCTGGAAG GATGACCTGAAATCCTTGATTGAAAACGGATGTCAAAGCGAAGCCATTCCCACGGTAGAAAGTGGTGCTACGGGAAGTACCTAA
- the LOC130692075 gene encoding NAD-dependent protein deacetylase sirtuin-2-like isoform X1, with the protein MSKDLSLTTKDKTTKGKGCSNDNHQRLSAGVEDKEMDNLRKWFSDKLALGLGNKDLMEKPKVLHTLDLDGIVDYIKSGNVKNIITMAGAGISTCNHNRVILGKYKLTGFVIWLFIFTAAGIPDFRSPSSGLYSKLCGFDLPYPEAIFEIEYFRKHPEPFFAMAKELYPKTFEPTPCHYFLRLLNKKGLLLRHYTQNVDALERVAGIPAEKLVEAHGTLHTSRCINPECREEYDRKWMTEKILADVVPRCEKCKAVVKPDAVFFGEPLPERFRLVEEDFPNCDLLIILGTSLVVQPFASLVDRVPPRCPRLLINHEEAGNEDPVMVVLGFSCGLQFHGADNFRDVAWLGDCDEGCYLFAEKLGWKDDLKSLIENGCQSEAIPTVESGATGST; encoded by the exons atgTCGAAAg atttaAGTCTCACAACCAAAGATAAGACAACTAAAGGAAAAGGATGCAGTAATGATAACCATCAAAGATTGTCTGCTGGAGTCGAAGATAAAGAAATGGATAACTTAAGAAAATGGTTTTCAGACAAACTTGCGCTGGGACTTGGAAACAAAGATTTAATGGAAAAACCAAAA gttttgcACACATTGGATTTGGATGGAATAGTGGACTACATTAAAAGTGGAAATGTGAAAAACATCATTACAATGGCAGGAGCAGGCATTTCTACATGTAATCATAACAGAGTCATTCTTGGTAAATATAAACTTACTGGATTTGTAATatggcttttcatttttacagcTGCTGGCATTCCTGACTTTCGAAGTCCTTCAAGTGGCCTTTATAGCAAACTCTGTGGATTTGACTTACCTTATCCAGAGGCAATATTTGAAATTGAGTATTTTCGAAAACATCCTGAGCCTTTTTTTGCCATGGCTAAAGAACTTTATCCAAAGACATTTGAACCTACTCCATGCCATTATTTTCTTAGgttattgaataaaaaag GACTCTTACTGAGACATTACACTCAAAACGT TGATGCCCTGGAGCGAGTAGCTGGAATTCCAGCGGAAAAATTAGTTGAAGCTCACGGAACACTCCATACCTCACGTTGCATCAATCCAGAATGCCGTGAAGAATACGACCGCAAGTGGATGACAG aaaaaattctTGCGGATGTAGTACCACGGTGTGAAAAGTGTAAAGCTGTAGTTAAGCCAGACGCAGTTTTTTTCGGCGAACCGCTTCCAGAACGCTTTCGTTTGGTTGAAGAAGATTTTCCAAATTGTGATCTGCTAATTATTTTAGGAACTTCACTAGTTGTTCAGCCTTTTGCATCTCTTGTTGATCG AGTTCCGCCTAGATGTCCGCGCCTTCTGATCAATCACGAGGAGGCAGGAAACGAAGACCCAGTTATGGTTGTTCTTGGTTTTAGCTGCGGCTTGCAATTTCATG GGGCAGACAATTTCCGTGACGTTGCTTGGCTTGGTGATTGCGACGAAGGATGTTATCTTTTTGCTGAGAAACTTGGCTGGAAG GATGACCTGAAATCCTTGATTGAAAACGGATGTCAAAGCGAAGCCATTCCCACGGTAGAAAGTGGTGCTACGGGAAGTACCTAA
- the LOC130692079 gene encoding deoxynucleotidyltransferase terminal-interacting protein 2-like, which translates to MAANNSIRSIARLPINITIDREDLEADEELPPTSKSVNYNEMPKKSRSWRQRIGLASQIETGMKDIGVYIDVNPHKEKKTNVDSSNHNTTGSLALNNAEKLMEKSVIKPGFEKLDCVPQYNTNIRQRKTERKKESEKTKGGKWFNLPATEMTEEKLRDLEVIQMRSILNPKQFYKKNDLKVVPKYFQVGTVVDSHADFYHDRVPRKDRKKNLVDELMADADFQRYNKRKYAEIIQTKPGTRPQTVKKRK; encoded by the exons ATGGCAGCAAATAATTCTATCAGGTCTATTGCCCGGCTCCCTATTAACATCACAATCGACAGAGAAGACCTGGAAGCTGACGAAGAGCTTCCCCCGACATCAAAATCAGTAAATTATAATGAAATGCCGAAGAAAAGTAGAAGCTGGAGGCAGAG AATTGGATTAGCAAGTCAAATTGAAACTGGAATGAAAGACATCGGTGTGTATATTGATGTCAACCcccacaaggaaaaaaaaacaaatgtggaCTCAAGCAACCACAATACAACAGGCAGTTTGGCTCTTAATAATGCAGAGAAGCTGATGGAAAAATCTGTAATAAAACCTGGGTTTGAGAAGCTGGATTGTGTTCCTCAGTATAACACAAACATACGACAAAggaaaacggaaagaaaaaaagaatcagaaaAAACCAAAGGTGGTAAATGGTTTAATCTTCCTGCAACAGAAATGACTGAAGAAAAGCTTAGAGATCTTGAAGTCATCCAGATGAGATCTATCTTAAATCCCAAACAGTTTTACAAGAAGAATGATTTGAAAGTTGTACCTAAGTACTTTCAG GTTGGGACTGTGGTTGATAGCCATGCCGACTTTTATCACGACAGAGTACCGAGAAAGGATCGCAAAAAGAATCTTGTTGATGAGTTAATGGCGGATGCAGATTTTCAGAG GTACAACAAACGCAAGTATGCTGAAATTATCCAAACCAAACCAGGAACTCGACCACAGACGGTgaaaaaacgtaaataa
- the LOC130692072 gene encoding ATP-dependent RNA helicase WM6 gives MADNEDLLDYEDEETTEQVAVEGAGDAPAKKEVKGTYVSIHSSGFRDFLLKPEILRAIVDCGFEHPSEVQHECIPQAVLGMDVLCQAKSGMGKTAVFVLATLQQLEMVDNQVSVLVLCHTRELAFQISKEYERFSKYMTTIKVGVFFGGLNIAKDEQTLKSNCPHIVVGTPGRILALVRSKKLNLRTLKHFVLDECDKMLEALDMRRDVQEIFRNTPHEKQVMMFSATLSKEIRPVCKKFMQDPMEVYVDDESKLTLHGLQQHYVKLKDNEKNRKLFELLDVLEFNQVVIFVKSIQRCMALCQLLGEQNFPAIAIHRSMTQEERLSRYQQFKDFKKRILVATDLFGRGMDIERVNIVFNYDMPENSDSYLHRVARAGRFGTKGLGITFVSDENDAKVLNDVQERFDVSITPLPDEIDLSSYIEGR, from the exons ATGGCTGACAACGAAGATCTTTTGGACTACGAAGATGAGGAAACGACTGAACAAGTAGCCGTTGAAGGAGCTGGGGATGCGCCAGCCAAAAAAGAAGTCAAAGGCACATACGTCTCGATCCACAGCTCTGGTTTCCGAGATTTCTTGCTCAAGCCTGAAATCTTGAGAGCCATTGTTGACTGTGGTTTTGAACATCCTTCTGAAG TTCAGCATGAGTGCATCCCTCAGGCTGTTTTGGGTATGGATGTTTTGTGCCAAGCCAAATCTGGTATGGGAAAGACTGCAGTTTTTGTGTTGGCCACCCTGCAACAGCTAGAAATGGTTGACAACCAGGTCTCTGTTCTTGTTCTGTGCCATACTCGAGAACTTGCTTTCCAAATTTCCAAGGAGTATGAACGTTTCTCAAAGTACATGACAACCATCAAG GTTGGCGTATTCTTTGGTGGGTTGAATATTGCCAAGGATGAGCAAACTCTGAAGTCAAATTGCCCCCACATCGTGGTTGGAACCCCTGGTCGTATCTTGGCGTTGGTCCGGTCGAAGAAGTTGAACCTCCGCACACTAAAGCACTTCGTTCTTGACGAGTGTGACAAAATGCTTGAAGCTTTAG ACATGCGTCGAGATGTGCAGGAGATTTTCCGCAACACACCTCATGAAAAACAAGTGATGATGTTCAGCGCCACGCTGAGCAAGGAGATTCGCCCCGTCTGCAAAAAGTTTATGCAAGAT CCGATGGAAGTATACGTCGATGACGAGTCCAAACTCACTCTTCATGGTCTCCAGCAGCACTATGTCAAACTCAAGGACAACGAAAAGAACCGGAAACTGTTCGAGCTCCTTGATGTACTTGAATTCAATCAG GTCGTTATCTTCGTTAAATCCATCCAGCGTTGCATGGCTCTTTGTCAGTTGCTAGGCGAACAAAACTTTCCTGCTATTGCAATTCATCGTAGCATGACGCAAGAAGAGCGTTTATCTCGTTACCAACAGTTCAAAGATTTCAAAAAG CGTATCCTTGTGGCGACGGATTTATTTGGTCGAGGCATGGACATCGAACGTGTCAATATTGTCTTTAACTACGATATGCCTGAAAATTCAGACTCGTACCTGCATCGTGTCGCTCGCGCTGGTCGTTTTGGGACCAAG GGTTTGGGTATCACATTTGTTAGCGATGAAAACGACGCCAAGGTTTTGAATGACGTACAAGAACGCTTTGACGTTAGCATCACGCCGTTGCCAGATGAAATCGATTTATCGTCCTACA TTGAGGGACGCTAA
- the LOC130692077 gene encoding beta-1,3-galactosyltransferase 6, translated as MARGWRQSKNRIVKNVFCLGCLFVLPLLVLAVIVYSKSKNVESLPVPREVPGQKFDDSSQFYLIALVMSDPTKSATRKAVRETWLSNTHKDVKHYFVVGSKGLAQDVLQNVLEESSTYHDMVILESLNESYSSLTGKILAGFQWLHSNHNFTFLLKCDDDSFVRMSPLIEQLRKQPQSHLYWGFFKGGSSVFQKGKWKENDWFLCDTYLPYALGGGYVLSSDLVEFIAKNAPLLQQYKSEDVSVGVWLSPLKIHRVHDVRFDTEFKSRGCYNEYLITHKQSANQMREKQANLVKTGKLCQSELRVRYSYNYNWTVLPSKCCKNFDPELP; from the coding sequence ATGGCTAGAGGTTGGCGGCAAAGTAAAAATCGTAttgtaaaaaatgtgttttgccTTGGTTGTCTATTTGTCTTACCCCTTTTGGTACTAGCAGTTATCGTGTattcaaaatcgaaaaatgTGGAATCCTTACCTGTGCCCAGGGAAGTTCCGGGTCAAAAATTTGATGATTCGTCTCAGTTTTACTTGATTGCACTGGTCATGAGTGATCCAACTAAATCAGCCACACGAAAAGCAGTTCGGGAAACATGGCTTTCCAACACTCACAAGGATGTGAAGCATTACTTTGTTGTTGGTTCCAAAGGCTTGGCACAAGATGTCCTACAAAATGTGCTTGAAGAAAGTTCTACTTATCATGATATGGTTATTCTTGAATCCCTAAATGAATCATATAGCAGCTTAACTGGCAAAATCTTGGCTGGATTTCAGTGGCTCCACTCTAACCATAATTTCACTTTTCTGCTCAAGTGTGATGATGATTCGTTTGTAAGAATGTCTCCTCTCATCGAACAGTTGCGTAAACAACCCCAAAGTCATCTTTACTGGGGATTCTTCAAGGGTGGAAGTAGTGTCTTTCAAAAAggcaaatggaaagaaaatgattggtTCCTGTGCGACACTTATCTTCCTTACGCGTTAGGAGGCGGCTATGTCTTATCATCGGATTTGGTGGAATTCATTGCAAAAAACGCGCCATTGCTTCAACAATATAAAAGCGAAGACGTCTCCGTAGGAGTCTGGCTTTCACCGCTTAAAATACACCGAGTTCATGATGTCCGATTTGACACCGAATTTAAATCGCGAGGATGTTACAACGAATATCTCATTACACACAAACAAAGTGCCAATCAAATGCGGGAAAAACAAGCCAATCTAGTAAAGACGGGTAAATTGTGCCAGTCCGAGTTACGCGTCAGATATTCCTACAATTACAATTGGACTGTACTTCCCTCTAAATGTTGCAAGAACTTTGACCCTGAACTACCCTAG
- the LOC130692062 gene encoding alpha-mannosidase 2C1-like, which translates to MASLHKNRRTTLERIEKFVSRIYFTDVNLYGRIYPQQENVDIFHWALPTDKHWKIMSFDEVVKQTFTPVCLGRCFGPTWATHWFKVIVKIPESWSGKEIHLRWNSSSEALLFNSLGDPLQGFTGSPDHQKREEFIISKSWEWKETGQEMVYYIEMACNSMFGAGKGGMIDAPDLDRKYALEMANIAVCDTVAYRLLIDLELLFEMAKELTDVDGKGDSRGYQALYAGNQIINAIQADNWNEAQRISNDFFKHRNGQRAHVIDAMGHCHIDTAWLWPYDETIRKCARSWASVIALMKDYPEMTFVCSQAQQFSWVKQHYPSLFKEIKHFVDLGRFIPVGGTWVEMDGNIPSGESFIRQFLYGQRFFIKEFGMRSQEFWLPDTFGYSAQTPQILRHVGISRFLTQKLSWNLVNKFPHHNFLWEGLDGSTVLVHFPPGDSYEANCKVSEALKTERNLLDKGRVTKSVMLYGYGDGGGGPHKPMLDRMERLKDVDGVPKLMNSTPNKFFENLEAESSQLCRWVGELYLELHNGTYTSQADMKKFNRCCEYKLRDAELLLAVSLALDRIPLVDVVGLRTNIDEAWRLLLVNQFHDVLPGSSIELVHTEAKQWFRKSLQLAEEVVERCFAYLQGKANQQLTTRSFVNTLPWARNALIYEEEKAVRAVNVQPMSWCVKELGGVPPVVIDKTGGIYKISNQWFSVEIDSCGRIISMIHHASGNQVIPAQSFGNQLVLFDDIPLYWDAWDSMDYHIETRKAVNRPSSTEEEVHVELETPLKVTLKWSQSVGKHSHVHQKIHITAVDCFVKFETRVEWAENRKFLKVEFPVEVHANQASFDTQFGFLNRPNHKNTSWDSAKFEVCGHKWADLSEPAWGVSVLNDSKYGWSVHGKTITMSLLRSPKAPDANCDMQEHFFRYALMPHHGLKSRFDVIKESYNFNCEMISTKIADDTNVSGSWFTVDSTSTVLETVKPCEPMLDNEDAPVKKILLRLFESCGDRTQARIETSLPLLNYTLCNGLEEPMGPTLPLEVSANGKKYFTASFTPFQVKSFLLLF; encoded by the exons ATGGCCAGTCTACATAAAAATCGACGGACAACGCTTGAACGCATTGAGAAATTTGTTTCTAGAATATACTTCACTGACGTCAATTTGTATGGTCGTATTTACCCACAGCAAGAGAATGTTG ATATATTTCATTGGGCCTTACCTACGGATAAACACTGGAAGATAATGTCCTTTGATGAAGTTGTCAAACAAACATTTACTCCTGTCTGTCTTGGGAGGTGTTTTGGTCCTACATGGGCAACCCACTGGTTCAAG GTTATTGTAAAGATCCCTGAATCTTGGTCTGGCAAGGAAATTCATCTCCGATGGAATTCCAGCTCAGAGGCACTACTGTTCAATTCACTTGGAGACCCTCTTCAG GGATTTACTGGGAGCCCTGATCACCAGAAACGAGAAGAATTCATCATTTCAAAATCTTGGGAGTGGAAAGAAACAGGACAGGAAATGGTTTATTACATCGAAATGGCTTGTAATAG CATGTTTGGAGCTGGCAAAGGAGGAATGATTG ACGCTCCCGATCTCGACAGAAAATATGCATTAGAAATGGCAAACATTGCTGTATGCGATACGGTTGCATATCGCCTTCTAATAGATCTCGAACTGTTGTTTGAAATGGCCAAAGAACTGACAGATGTAGATGGAAAGGGGGACAGTCGTGGCTATCAAGCTTTGTACGCCGGCAACCAAATTATAAACGCCATTCAAGCCGATAATTGGAA TGAAGCTCAACGCATCTCTAATGACTTCTTCAAGCACCGGAATGGCCAACGTGCACATGTTATAGACGCAATGGGTCATTGTCACATCGACACTGCGTGGCTGTGGCCATACGATGAAACGATCCGAAAGTGCGCCAGGAGTTGGGCATCAGTGATAGCTCTTATGAAAGACTATCCAGAAATGACGTTTGTTTGCTCGCAA GCTCAACAGTTCAGCTGGGTGAAACAGCACTACCCTTCATTATTCAAGGAGATTAAACATTTCGTCGATCTGGGCCGATTTATACCAGTTGGTGGAACATGGGTGGAAATGGACGGCAACATACCAAG CGGCGAATCTTTCATTCGGCAATTTTTGTATGGACAACGATTCTTTATAAAAGAATTTGGTATGCGATCGCAAGAGTTTTGGCTACCAGACACCTTCGGATATTCAGCACAGACCCCGCAAATTCTTAGG CATGTTGGAATTTCGAGATTCTTGACGCAGAAGTTGAGTTGGAATCTGGTGAATAAATTCCCGCATCACAATTTCTTGTGGGAAGGACTTGATGGGAGCACAG TTCTGGTCCATTTTCCACCGGGGGATTCGTACGAGGCCAACTGCAA AGTGAGTGAAGCATTGAAAACAGAACGAAACTTGTTGGATAAAGGGCGTGTGACGAAATCTGTCATGCTTTACGGCTATGGAGATGGCGGTGGAGGACCTCACAAACCGATGCTGGATCGCATGGAACGATTAAAA GATGTTGATGGCGTCCCTAAACTAATGAATTCTACACCCAAtaaattctttgaaaatttgGAAGCGGAAAGTTCGCAGCTTTGTCGTTGGGTTGGGGAACTTTATTTAGAGCTTCACAACGGCACTTACACATCTCAA GCTGATATGAAAAAATTTAACCGTTGCTGTGAATATAAATTGCGGGATGCTGAACTTCTACTGGCTGTTTCGTTGGCTTTGGATCGGATCCCACTCGTGGACGTGGTCGGCTTACGAACTAACATAGATGAAGCTTGGCGACTTCTACTAGTGAATCAATTTCATGACGTATTACCGGGATCATCTATAGAGTTGGTGCATACCGAAGCCAAGCAATGGTTCCGAAAATCCCTCCAATTAGCAGAAGAAGTTGTTGAACGCTGCTTTGCTTATCTTCAAGGCAAAGCCAACCAACAATTAACTACTCGTTCGTTCGTGAACACCCTCCCATGGGCAAGAAATGCTTTAATCTACGAGGAAGAGAAAGCGGTTCGAGCCGTCAATGTCCAACCTATGAGCTGGTGTGTGAAAGAACTCGGTGGTGTTCCTCCTGTTGTTATAG ATAAAACGGGAGGAATCTATAAGATATCCAATCAATGGTTTTCAGTGGAAATTGATTCGTGTGGCCGTATTATATCCATGATCCATCATGCTAGTGGCAACCAGGTCATTCCTGCCCAATCTTTTGGAAAtcaacttgttctttttgaTGATATCCCTCTTTATTGGGATGCATGGGATAGCATGGACTATCACATAGAAACTAGAAAAGCGGTGAATCGTCCTTCGTCCACCGAAGAAGAAGTTCATGTAGAATTGGAAACTCCGCTTAAGGTGACTTTAAAGTGGAGCCAGAGTGTGGGCAAACACAGTCACGTTCATCAGAAGATCCATATCACCGCAGTAGATTGTTTCGTTAAATTCGAAACTCGTGTTGAATGGGCCGAAAATAggaagtttttaaaagtcgaGTTTCCTGTTGAAGTTCACGCCAATCAG gCATCATTTGACACTCAATTTGGATTCTTGAATCGGCCTAATCATAAA AACACTTCGTGGGATTCAGCAAAGTTTGAGGTTTGCGGACATAAATGGGCAGACTTATCAGAACCCGCATGGGGTGTATCTGTTTTGAACGATTCAAAGTACGGATGGAGTGTCCATGGGAAAACAATCACGATGTCCTTGCTACGGTCACCTAAAGCTCCAGACGCTAACTGTGATATGCAAGAACACTTCTTCCGCTATGCATTAATGCCGCATCAtg GCCTGAAATCGAGATTCGATGTAATCAAAGAATCATATAACTTTAACTGTGAGATGATTTCAACCAAAATTGCAGACGACACTAATGTTTCTGGTTCGTGGTTCACTGTGGATTCGACTTCCACCGTTCTTGAAACTGTCAAACCCTGCGAACCGATGCTCGATAATGAGGACGCTCCAGTAAAGAAAATCTTGCTTCGACTTTTTGAATCGTGTGGTGACCGGACACAAGCCAG GATTGAAACAAGTCTTCCATTATTGAATTACACATTGTGCAATGGCTTGGAAGAACCAATGGGACCCACGTTACCATTAGAAGTGTCTGCCAATGGAAAGAAGTACTTCACTGCCTCATTCACACCATTCCAAGTAAaaagttttttacttttgttcTGA